GTGAACAAGCATGGCCAACCAAAAATTCTGAATGAATGTACACTGCCTCTGACAGGCAAGGGAGTTGTGAATCGCATCATTACTGACCGTGCCGTAATTGATGTGACACCGAACGGTTTGGAGTTGTTAGAGGTTGCACCAGGCTTTACGGTTCAAGACATTAAGGACTGCACAGAGCCAGAATTGATCATCTCTCCGAAGTTGGCAGGTCAAGCATAAAGAGAAGCAGAAAGGGATATAGCGATTTATGACGAAATTAGTGCAGAATAAAGTCGCATTTATTACAGGAGCGGCAAGCGGTATTGGCCTTGAAATCGCCAAGGCATTCGCTGAAGAAGGCGCAAAAATTGCGATTAGCGATCTAAATGGGGAAGCGGCGCAGGCGGCGGCCGTTGAGATTACGGCTCAAGGATATACAGCTATTGGCATGGCATGTAATGTAGCGGATGAAGCACAATTGAAGAACGCATTGGAAGAGACGATAGCCGCATTTGGACGCTTGGATGTGTTGATTAATAATGCTGGGCTTCAATATGTTGCACCGCTTGAGGAATTTCCAACGGAGAAGTTTGAGCTTTTGGTCAAGGTTATGCTGATTGCTCCGTTTATGGCGATTAAGCATGCGCTGCCGATAATGAAGGAGCAAGGATTTGGCCGCATTATCAATATGGCCTCTATCAATGGTTTGATTGGATTTGCAGGAAAGGCGGCGTATAATAGCGCGAAGCATGGGGTAATTGGTTTGACGAAGGTAGCAGCTCTAGAAGCCGCTCCGCATGGTGTAACGGTTAATGCGATCTGCCCAGGCTATGTGGATACGCCGCTTGTACGCAATCAGTTATCAGATCTTGCAAAAACGCGCAATGTACCTTTGGAAAAAGTGCTAGAGGAAGTAATATATCCGCTGGTACCGCAGCGCAAGCTATTATCAGTAAAAGATATAGCAGACTATGCCTTATTTATTGCTAGTGATAAGGCAAGTGGGGTTACCGGACAGGCCATTGTGATTGATGGCGGATATACCGCACAATAGAACAAGAAAAGAACCGCCCTGAATGTTCGGGCGGTTCTTTTCTTGTTCTATTGCTTATTCGGGTGCCGACTCTTTTCCAAAAAAGAGTACGGTGACTACGGCGAACATTGTCATGAGGAAAAACATTGTAAAAATATAGGGAAAACCAATACTCATGCCGATCAGCAGGCCGACAAGATAAGGGGCGATGATTCCGGCGATGCGGCCAAATCCTGCTGCCCATCCTGTACCGGTTGCACGGAAGGCTGTTGGATATTGTTCCGCCGTATAAGCATACGTAGCACCCCAGGCTCCGAGATTGAAGAAGGACAGGCAAATACCTGAAACAAGAAGCGTCCAGATATTCGGTGAGAGACCGAAAGCGAGAGAGGCGATAGCGGATAGCGCCATGAATACAACAAGCGTAGGCTTTTTCCCCCACTTGCCAACAAAATAAGCTGCGGTGAAATAGCCAGGGATTTGCACAAGTGTCATAAGCAGAACATACTCAAAACTTT
This window of the Aneurinibacillus sp. REN35 genome carries:
- a CDS encoding 3-hydroxybutyrate dehydrogenase, which produces MTKLVQNKVAFITGAASGIGLEIAKAFAEEGAKIAISDLNGEAAQAAAVEITAQGYTAIGMACNVADEAQLKNALEETIAAFGRLDVLINNAGLQYVAPLEEFPTEKFELLVKVMLIAPFMAIKHALPIMKEQGFGRIINMASINGLIGFAGKAAYNSAKHGVIGLTKVAALEAAPHGVTVNAICPGYVDTPLVRNQLSDLAKTRNVPLEKVLEEVIYPLVPQRKLLSVKDIADYALFIASDKASGVTGQAIVIDGGYTAQ